DNA from Danaus plexippus chromosome 6, MEX_DaPlex, whole genome shotgun sequence:
ACTACTCCTAACATATATAGTTTCCCGTTTCACTCTTTGATAAAGTAACTTTCTCTCGAGTATctgttatattcattatatctcAGGTACACTACaggttttataacattattatatttagccTCACGTTTCCGCTACTCTAGAGCAAACTTTTCATTATCAAACGTCCAAATTTCTAAGTCGAAGGTGGCTGGCAATTATGTAACATCTACGAATGtctaatcaaaaatataaaattcagagCAGTGCgctagaaaattttaaaaatcacagATAACAAGACTTAACAGACACTTTCATTTCGTCTGCCCGCGATCACGGTCGCTGTAAAGCAACCAAGACGCCCGgaagaatgtaataaaaaataacacaaagaaagtgcattaaaatttcatgaaaaacCATAAATgagtgaatatttaattaagagatgaattaacaaaaatttatcaaaacatgTTTATCATTGgcaaggtttaaaaaaatacataatatacatacttaaCAATACACAAGATAACCTATGATATATGATTGAATTTCAACATAATTTCAACATAAGACTTACTTTAGTTCATTATTTCTCATCTAACTGTAATTGAAATGTGTGCCtaatattgtattacattAAGGTTCAATTTAATATGACCTTTTTACAACACCTTATTTTCAAGCATATACCCAATATGATACAGGGTTCAATTAAGTTTGgttctgatatatatattgtgtgtaTTATGTTACATGTGCTGACCTCCTTGTGTCCAGGAATGGTGACTTTGGCTACGTCCTGACTGAGCTTTATACGCGGCTGTCCATTAATCTCCACCAGTTTGTAGACACATCCCAAAGCTGGTTGACGTTGGCATGTCACtggaatattgaatatatatatatatatataaacatgttacTGAACTAATGTTTATAGATATAGGatacatatacaaatgtaataattttgttaactttttgtctgtctgtgtgttaCATCTAATTCCCTAAATGGCTGTACCGATTAGGAAGGAACTTCCAGTGGCAGATAGCTGATGTAACAGGAAGTGACTTAgactatttgtttttcattatatatattataataatatgtgttatataaataaaaagatgaaGCAATCTCACCTAGTAGAGTGAAGATAAATAAGAACCAAAACtataagtaaaatacttaacttctattacaatatttcaatttatatgttacacCTTATCAGtccgtatataaaataaagttttttttttaataacaacaagTGACGTGtctgtataataaaagtcATTCGTGtcatgatttaaattacaaatgtaatGTCAATGTTCCCCTTCTGATACACATTGacccatttaaaattatttatatattatttttattccttcaatatcataataaaatatacattttgtatgaaatgtaGTAATACTTtggttgtatatatatataaaacttaattcttGCTAAGGGTCCGTACACATGAATGcactatgataaaaaaatatgctcacataaattattaccagccaatatttttatttaaacataagaattaaaaataataataataatagaaacgaAGTCATCGTACGATTCATTCCTTtgttattataagatattagtaattaattataattaatgcaaTATTAATGGGCgtgagttatatttttattattattaaggttGTTAATAAATGAGatcatataacatatattcagTATCTTCGTTACTTTTTAACGCACACCCTGCTTCAACTGAAACAGTTATTGAAATAACCCACATCTAACTACAATATATTTGTctgattgtatttataattttttagaagaaaactgttttattttaagttttcttaTCACTGTAACCTTATCAGTCGCTTATTATCTCCTCTGTGTGTGATAACTATTGTCAATCAATATTACAACTGTCTTACACACATATAAGTGTTTTACCTAAGTCATGTATCCATATCATGTGTGTAGTATACTAATATGCGACAAGACTAAAGTTACAGCAAAATCGGTTTAGTAGGTTTTGTCTGACAAACTTACGAATGACTCAAAAATCTCGTATACTTCATCAATACTACACCATTAGTAAAAACCTACCCAAATGTGTTCCTATACCGAAGCAGTCTATAGCGTGGCCCTGTTCGTGTAGACTGAGTATTGTTTCTTCATTGATATCATTAGAGGCGACGATGGTGAGGTCATTGAACCATGGTAGTTGACATGATTCGGCGACTTGGCGGAAGGTGTCCCTCGCCAGTATGGACAGATAAGCCAGGTCTCCACTGTCGATTCTTACTCCTAGAGCACGATGACCACAATCATTCAATGCCAACGCCACGGAACAGAAGTTAAGCAGACCACTCCTGGAAACGAAACACAGTTCAGAGTCTATAGTATGTAGATATAAAGTATGGTCTCTTATACTACAATGCATCTGGACGAGGAGACAACTCCTGGAAACGAAGCCTATAGGATTATTGCAGTCAATAGgccttgtttatatatttttattccgaTCGCATACACATGTACCATGTCATTAACGTGCTTCAACCTCCATACAGTCCATGCAAGTTATAATCATCTGATGCTCTGAGATcgtatgataataaaatggggaatacaataatattcttatatataatgcgTTGTGATGTCCGTATGTACGTGCATAACGATTACTGTGAATGTGCTCACCCATACAATGCAACTGTGCCCAATGAGTAACTGTTCGAGTAAAATACACACTGAAGCAAAATGTAAGCCCCGTATATAATGAAGCGCCGTCAACTTTCGCTTCAATGCAACAGATGGAGCAGCGGACGAGACATCAGTGCTGACCACGCCCATGTGGAGTTGAACCCCGGTCCCTTGATGAATGCATGGGTGACATAGGTTGTATGTCGTAATGTATAGGATGCGATATATTTATACGTGTTACATACAGGCCGTCATGTTTACCTCAGTGTGCGTTCGACCGTGCTATATCCACGTGTACTACGGATAGTCGGTATTTGTATCGTAACATTGGATCCACAGTTGCTATTGTAGCCGGCGTTATGTCGTGTCGGTAAGGCTTGAAAATTATACCTCTTGACATCGTAAGTGTCCACGAGTGCCAAGAAACCTGAGGGGAAGGCTTGGGCGTATGATATGAGGGCGGCCAGTTCGCCGTCGCTGGCCTCCTCGGGGGACACTCCGATGATGGTTGATAGCTTCTTCCTCCAGTCCAGAGACAGTTGGAACAGGTTGTACTGAGCTTTCGTCTCTGGATGCGTCACAGTCACGTGCTGGAGGTCGTCCAGAGTGCTGAATGACGTCACGAATGAGTGCGCATGGGTCCCTTTGACTGGGATGTTGAACATTTTACCAGCCAACACGTTACTAGTGCCGTCAAAACCACCTGGAAACCGAGAGCTCTGTTAAAGCAGTCCATGCATGGTTTATGTAGTTATTTACCTAATTATGGGGTTAAAAAAAGCAAGTCATTCTGGAAACACAAGAAACaacagaaataaaacttatatcatCTTTTGCCAGTCACGCAAACCATTAAATGTTATGATGAAACATCAACTGACGTCCCCATCAACACTTCTATGGAGTTTAGTAATCTAAAAAGTCTGAAACTCAATTTACCAACTGACGGTTAAAGTATTCAATGTCAAGGCTTGCATGGTTGCGgtaaattaaactaagttaTTCGTTCGTGGCATCTTATGTCTGTGTAGCGCGCTGGGCGTTTTGTTGCTCGCGAACGGTGCCTGGTACGGAGGGCATGCTACCAGGAGGACTGCGCTAATGTAATCAATAATTATGTATCACTATGTAACATAAAACTATACTGGAATATTCTACGCTTATGTTTGTCACAGAGTACGCAAAGTTTCTTTGGTAGTGAAAAATGCTCACCGATGTAAGAATATTTGGATGCCGATAGGCCTCCATCGGGCCCCTGAGCTCTTCGTAGCCCGAACTCGAGCAGGGATATGTTTTTGCCAGCGACCATTCTATATCTAGCTGCGTTGGTGGCCATCAAACTAAAATGATATCAACACAAAAAGAAActtctataatatttcaaataatttgcataaatattatcaaggATTAGGGtagttttgtatttgaaagtttttggagattatatttttttattgtatactaGCTGTTGTCCGCGGCTCCGCCCGCGTGTTGGTCGCTTTTcgcataaccatatatatatcaaacttaaagTTGACCATAACTTATTTTTCCCTTtaccgattttgacgaaacaaagttttgacaatgcttctaattatatgtaatccaactgtGAAAACCGCATTCAAATTcgttgagtagttttgaagttataacgtaccagacagacaaaaattccaaaaaaatgttttttttggtttctatgactCTTATTTAATTGtcctatcagttttttggaaaaatattgaatgtacagacattcgatttttactgtcttattatatgtatattgatatgTAATGTGAGGTTAGGTAATGTATAGAGTGAGTGGCATACGATCTTATCGCTTATCAGATTTTTTCAGAACCACCTTGAAAAATGATCTATtatagagtaaaaaaaaaagtttatccaagaaatattataagaaaaacatatgAATGCTAggcataatatataattaattagggAAGTGAGTAATTAACGCCCCTCACTCACGAGCTATCATatgttttaacttataaataataaacatgtgACGTCACTCCACTGATCGCAGTCTGAGTTATAATGATAATGGTAACATATTACTTAAACCAGTGGAGCCTGACCTGTAACTGATAATGTATCGTATGAAACAAACAGCTCTTAACTCTGATATTGGATTTTATCGTATGTTATATGGAAAATAGCTTACAGGCGAAGCCCATAGGCTGTTCAGTACgataacattttgaaattattctgaaattttgttgtttttatcaGTCTGCGACTTTCTTCGCTTAAAAGtcgacaatatttttatagtctaAGGTCCTGTTTTAGGTACATGATACTATTATCATCAACAGtactaatgtattttaaacagaGTTCTGAAAATGAATAAGTTAACTATCTATTTGCCACATTAAAAATGCTCGATTCCTATTGGTCATAACTATGGACTGGAATGGACTATAGCTCTCACGATACATGTgtacatagaaatattattttgatatatatatttaagtttttgagATATGCAATTTATACAGACAAACATCTCAACTTTTAATACTACTACACAGATTCGTATTTTAAGACGCGCAGATTGATTGTGTAAGACTTACGACCTAAATTTGTCATTAGTTAAGATCTAATAATATCGATCCGTGATGTAAATTGAAATGCGGACCAAATTAgtcacaatataaataaaatatcctttaTACTACtgcatatatttatgatacaaACTTCATTTGGATAAATATTTCGTACATACGTACGTTAATACATGAATTGGGAAATACTCTAAGTTGCTTACCTTGCGAAGTTAACTAGAGTCAACAACGTTGTCTCCAATAATTGCGTTATTATGAGTGGACCTTCGATTCTCAATAACGGCACTCTGAAACAATACGTAGATTCTGATACATGGTCTAGATGATAGTTTCGTCAGCGGATACGGATGTTAAATTGCAATACAAAAATGCAAATAATGTAAAGTATTGTGTGTGCATGTTTATCATACAAGGGCTGTaccgattttaatgaaatttataattaaaacaactcgtattataaaaatttaaaaatatttcttatttatttatttttttattttttgtagtatatttagaaatttaagtCTGAGAAACATTGTAAAATCCATCCGTTCTCTTACATTTGCATATTATTCGaaggttttatattcttaCTGCCAAATTCTTTATGCCAAACAAtaacttgtttataaatttttaaaaaatcacgtCCAAAAGAAACGTCtgattcattattaaaataaaactaaattaaaaggaCTATAAATTGTTACTATGCTttgattaacaaaaaaaaaatattcttcatatgttaaattaaaaaaaagaactaaGAATACAATGACTTCAATTCAAATATGGATTGTCATAACGTacgaagaaaattattttaacgtatGAAAAATCGTTATGACCTAGTTTAAATCTTTACCAGGATAACACatcgtatttataaaaaaaaaagattaatacTGAAACTTAGTATATTTACTGGCTGTTTACAAACAACCAAATTACATAACTTAAACTAAcaattcagaaaaaaatatatataaaacctttttttattaattttttttttatttaaaacaaaaacatatacgTAGATTATAGTAATGTATACAGGACTGTTATCTATATGGATCAAACATGCTTTTATTGTGAACGTTAATTATATGTACCGAGGACGTGACttgtaaggaaataaaataaaagttgtaaaatataacgaagAATAATTGAACGAGTGCAAGCtctagaataataaaatgtatgatatttttgacatattaaaataaattagtacaaTCAAAAGATTACGGTctccatattttttatacactacACTTCACTTGCCACGGGTTTGCTCTTCAAAGTAAATACAGTTTGTATGTAGGTACCActattgcatttattttacatgtaccaaaatgtatgaatgaaatacTGGAAACTATACGTTTTTAGTTAGACGACGCGAACTCGTGATAAaggtatatatatcataatctatgtcatataataaaatatagaaaatacatttaagaaAACTATCAAAATGTATCAAGTATTGAATACGGTGAAATAACTCGCCCGCTGTATATAATTAGACTAATGATTCACTATAcctattttattcataagctCATCGATTACACTTTGTATagagaaattataatattgacgttttgtaaattctagcatattatgtatttaatttattcgaaTTGAAGGACGACAAACGTCTTAATGTCTTACAAATCTGtagagattttaataattctcgtATTATATACAGTTATCATCATCGTGATGTAATCAATTCGTATATATCAAATCTGTAAAGATTTCTCGTATATATAACTCGTATTATATGCGGTtacttcattaattatatgactAAACAGAGCCAGTTGAAACTGAGCTAAGAAATACTGACAGATATCTTATTTGTAAACACAATACTATATTCATTATCGTAGAAGGTGAGAATAAAGCCTCATTATCTAATACATAGTTAGATAAACCTGTGCAGTGTAAGCAAGATATcacaattacatattaatataataatatgaaaatgtacgttatattttacaattagttGCAGCTTGTTAATATCCCCCCCCCACCATTTTATTTCTCTCtccttatacatatatataaagagagagaAATAAAAGGGAGGGGGAGAGGGGGGGCAGGGAGAGGTAAAcgattttaatgttacatacATATGAATTAACTATTTAACGATACTCCTTATTTATGTTTCAGTTGAGTCACGGTAGTTTCCAGTGACGAGACCATGATGCTTCTATCAATATCTCATAACTCACAcccgtataatatataaaatcccatcATTGTAACAAATTCGTGGTCGCTCGTTCGGAACTTAGTGAAaactgattttttatttattaatattaaaatttaaagtaaaattaatgatacgTTCTGAATAGCTTGTgatattgtatacatttagACAACATAAGAAACTTATTgattttcgatatttagatattttcaaGTTGAACTTAGgcgttataaagtaaaattaaaaataaaagattaatatatatatataaaagattaatatatatatatatatttattaatgttaagatgtaataaaaaaaaattaacagccaaaattattgtgaacaTGATatcattaagttattttacaaatatatcttttgtcataaaaatttcgTTGATATTTCTTTACGAGGTCAAATGTTGTCaagaaaacattattatataactaatagTTGAGAACAAATTACACTCAGCACTAAGAATGTGTAGTGTTTAtagacataataaataaatccagAGCATTACCCTTACCATGTATTTGcattattaaactaaacagTCATCAGTTTACATTAACCAAAAACATGTGGTAGGGCACTTGGCCTATATACTAAGATCTTAAAGGAGTGCTATAGCTTAGTATTCAAGCTTCCTATTAAacaagtgtaaaaaaaattttttttattgttttaactgTTACATTTTAGGCGAGAACCTCAGTGGACTGTCAAAGATAATAAACAGGTCCTTagggtaaaaaaaatcataaaatcctaatcatagaaaattaatttatgattgattaaaacataattctcAATACCTCCAGATCTACGATCATTGATACTCAGCGGTTTATCCAAAAGATTGTTTgtatgaaattgaaaaatagttccttatataaaattggtatatatGATTGTATGTACACCAAAAAGTTTTGAGTGCctgcataattatattattatggcgataaaaaaaaaattgacaatgATACTGTTGGCTACTGTTGGCttcattacttaaaattagttttaactaTCATAAAACGCAGCTTTGGAGTAGACATGTTAAgacattaaatatgaatatattttattaatacaataattttgttgtatgATTTGTATGAAGTCTCACATATAATTCTCTTATGAAGACTTAGGTActggaattatttaaaacttgtttgtttatccaatcttaaaattttaacttcagGGCCAAATTTaagtgagaaaaaaaaattcccacAGTACTTGGCAAAATTGTTTAAGATGGCAAAAGTTCATACTACATAAATTTAGTACACTATTAGTTTCATATTGGCAGcagatatgtaaataaaaaactactaAATCCTGTTTGGTCTTATGCTGTATATTTGTGtgcaattaagttttttatatcttgagtagataataaaaaataaatatagattacaATGTCAGCCCTTACATTATGAATCATGTTAtgcaaatgtaaaaaataaatcataaactattggtattttttgtttaaaaattttttttttagttttgttaattcaaCTGTAATATATGCAGTTGACTATAAGTGTTTTGTGAATTTAGTTGATGGAGTTATTGAGAATAGAGAAAAATTCCGATCATCTTGGTATGAAATGGTGGggatttaacaaaatacattaaattacatgAAGAATAACTAACCATCAAGTTATAAGCAGttccaattttataaaaatatcatattatttaatttattagattataattacatcaactttattaaaatataattaaatgacctttataaactatataggtttttgttatttaaatcttgCCAAAGACTTATCTGATTTGAGACTGTGAAAAAGTTCTCTTAACATTTGATATGAcctagttttaataataataaatgagtcCCACATAGAGACACAAGTCTTTAAGAGACATTgttaagaagaaaattatattaatttttataattatctaaaGTGACAATaagtcaataatattaatatacaaaaatctcttatttataaattagaatatttatatgtcatgtcaaaaatttttttttactcaccTTGGAAAAACAACAGAGCCTTCTTCAATAGCACTTAGCTTTACATCATTACATGTTAGATCTTTTAAGTAATCAAAGAATTCCTGCTCAATATCTGAAGGTAAtgtttgctttaaatattctatatctGTAATAAAAGCGTgattacagttttaaaatttaaatttttactcaaagataatcaaacattttatacataccACTGTCAGAATAGTGaaaattttccaaaaatttcaaacattctTCAAGGCCtgcaaaaattgtaaattctcCTTGAAAAGGATTTGTTCGAAAAAATAAATCGAATACTGCAACATCATTGACTTTGCCAGACTTCCAATAAGCATAGGCCAtagttatttgatataaatctgaaataaatatattatttataaccttaTTCCCTAAAGAACTTTTGGATAAATCTAGAGTATTTTGCTTCTTCTAATTGtgtgttaaaagaaaaaagttctattcttattttgaaattcGCTCCAAATATTGTATGAATGGAAAACTCACCAGTTAACAGGGGTTGTACGATACCATTCTGCCGAGACATTTCTCGTTGCGTTACCAATTTACCGCTAGACAtttccaaaattatttaattcaccaAAGTTATAAGAGCAGAAGTTTACGTGCCGAATGTTTGGTAACTGACGAGCAactaatgagaaaaataatttcattgtgtTCAGCGACCGCAACATACAGAGTACGCGCCAAACACTGTTTGACAGGGAATAAACTTACATACCTACGCATGCGCATTCAATTTCCTATTGACTGATCAACCTTGAGGTCATTTTCAAAGGTCGAATAACTAATATGAcagtaagtttttttaatttttactttatcgtAACAggcaaagaattttattaaatacagccAATATCTAACTTAAGACTTATCTAgtgattaaaacaattatatggtGGTCAATGAGATTATCCGTTAAagttatagattaaaaaaaataaatgtatcgtGCATACACGATTGATATTACTATGTTATACATCAAACTATGTTTTTATGGGAAATGCTTGGtaatgtttcatatatatattcttaatgaaTTAAGAGTAAgtctttgaaaattttgtgaaaGGTTTTGACACTTCAGGAGCAatcttttaatgaaatcaaattattaaaaatagatgaaACTGCTAATTGCTatacagaaaatttaaaagtccaaatctgaatatatttcaaattgaataaggttttttaattgtttgattCTTTGTTCTTAATATCCAAGAAATCACGCCAGAGATTTTACTTACCTCTGTACGTACTTACGTACCATAGGCTTTTgctgtttataaataagacaCTAGTGATTGAAATCTGAATCCGCTTAACAAACCATACACATTcgtattgtttcttttttttttttaatttatatcaatgtttGTAGcctaaaatatacttttgtaaataaagtaGCATATCCACATATCTACCCATTTTCATCATTTTACGTAATACATACacataatttatagttatttctttaagaattgttttcaaaaactgAAAATTAAGGACTTATAAGAACAATATTACGATTATAATGAGTTTACTGTTGATATTTGTTAATGCTTTAGTTTTAAGTTTCAAATGATCGCTCTAACGACTCTCAtcaaattctaaattaaaataatatatgtttatggtTAGACGCGTATATACACAGTGGGAACaagcaatattttcaaatgttataGATGGTATTGCTATTTTCTAGATAACGTCGAATTCTCCTTACATTCCAAATTATTCTCTATGAAGAACTGCTAGGGGGCTTGAGTGGCTCTTGTAGGCTTATTCTTGTATGAAAAAAGTTATCACTGGTATTGaagattaaacaaaaacttcGCCGCAAAATCCTAAACTTATTCATATCTAgcactgaataaaaaaataacttagtcTAATGACATAATGGGAATATTTTGCAATGCTCAGatcctttttaaaatagtaggCTCAGTAATTATGAAGGTAGAGCAAATTAGAATACATGAAGATTAAACATAGTTATTAAGAGAGCACCAAATAATACTatgaattgatttaattttaaaatgtgtcaTTCAAAGGGCAAGAATATTCAAgggaattttttttagactCAGTTGGCTGTACTGGGATCTTCACATACAATTTCAAGTTAGTGACAGGGatgtacttaaaatttataggcTCTCTGAAACCTTACatgaagataaatatttaaaatggctCAATAAGTAAACAACATtaatcatttgtttatttatttaattatgcttacataaaatattcttagacAATTgtgaaaattgtttaatttgaaaaccAACCTCTTTAGttgtcttttaaaaaactGGCATATCTTTTTAGTGTAAATAAGTGTAAGAATGTAAAAAtcagttattttttactttaataatacgtTTTTTGACAGCAGTGCTAAGGGCCGATCTTGCCCATTATGAACTATATCATGGTGTATTAAAAGGCCTTTCCttgttacaaatttttcatCGCAATACAAGCAGTGAAATGGTTTTTCACCCGTATGCTGGTACATGtgatactgaaaaaaaaatttaaacaaagattttcatttttaataaatttgtaattataataagattgcAATTACAAACATTGCATGCTAACACTTTAGCACACAGATATTTTTGGGTgaccaaaatattaatttgattttactaacaaaactaatttatatgagatcattaataatagaattacttagaataatattatgtgtatttaaaaatatatgtaaaatataacttcagaaacatgtatttttttttaataaaaaatataaaatctagaCGTACCATAAAATTATCCCTTTTCATAAAGCTATGATGGCATATAGtacattgatatttaaaattagctTTCAGTACCACAGGTTTGGGAGCAATCGGCCTAAGTTTTAATTGTTGTTTCACCACTGGCTTCTTtgtttcctttattttttcGCTTATATCCTTCTTCACCTTACCATCGCCTATTGAAATTTCTGGATGCATTCTACTCTTGTGAGAATAACAATTACCAGAACTAGCAAAACTTTTGTCACAATACGGACATTTGTATGGCTTGGCACCTGTGTGCTGATTGATATGAAactgaaacatatatatttataaataagtatcttttttgtttactttgcatacaaatataacatatacttCCTAAATCTAAATTACTTAGCAAGAAAAAaagataacatttttctttaggataaaaatattaaatcaaacttgCTGCAGCTACCACATAAAGGTTTTTATGGTCTTTTCATACTATTTTGTTTCAtggtaaataattaactttgagctaatgtaacaaaatcatcagcttaaccaaaaatattcataattgtaATTGAAGTAACCTTTAAGTCTTGATTTCTCTTAAAACTCTTCTTACAATAAATGCACTTGTAAGGTCTTTCATTGCTGTGGGTAACcatatgtgtttttaaattgctACTTGTGTTATAGGAGCGGCCACAAACTTTGCATGTGTATGATCTACTACTCGTTGAAGTGTGTGCTTCCATATGCTCCactaaattgttttcattccTGAAACTgttcgaaaaataaaaatgtatgttacattaacattttaagcGCTAAtggttaaaaattttctttattttaacttaaaatataaaataattaaggtatgtattcaaattttaattaaatcaatccATTGGGTATACACTTACAtgattataacaaacaaaaaattaatttattaaacatactaCTGTTGTTATTACATTACACCtactttatacaaaaattttatttacttgaaatgaataaaattatagttctGAATTTTATGCAACGATGAGTccttgtttatttgtttgaatgaAGGAATCTGTTAGTATGAAATATCCTCAACCATAACATGTAAttctcataataataataaagagacgaaacctctcagcattccatggattcaccatgcggctgccgggtccatc
Protein-coding regions in this window:
- the LOC116778941 gene encoding nicotinate phosphoribosyltransferase isoform X4 — translated: MSSGKLVTQREMSRQNGIVQPLLTDLYQITMAYAYWKSGKVNDVAVFDLFFRTNPFQGEFTIFAGLEECLKFLENFHYSDSDIEYLKQTLPSDIEQEFFDYLKDLTCNDVKLSAIEEGSVVFPRVPLLRIEGPLIITQLLETTLLTLVNFASLMATNAARYRMVAGKNISLLEFGLRRAQGPDGGLSASKYSYIGGFDGTSNVLAGKMFNIPVKGTHAHSFVTSFSTLDDLQHVTVTHPETKAQYNLFQLSLDWRKKLSTIIGVSPEEASDGELAALISYAQAFPSGFLALVDTYDVKRSGLLNFCSVALALNDCGHRALGVRIDSGDLAYLSILARDTFRQVAESCQLPWFNDLTIVASNDINEETILSLHEQGHAIDCFGIGTHLVTCQRQPALGCVYKLVEINGQPRIKLSQDVAKVTIPGHKEGYRLFGADGHALVDLLQRSNERPPAVGRKVLCRHPFQEAKRAYVIPSKVEHLYKVYWSEGRICTAPKPLSEVRERVQASLRTLRQDIKRNLNPTPYKVAVSDDLYNFIHDLWLQNAPIGELS